One stretch of Chelonia mydas isolate rCheMyd1 chromosome 21, rCheMyd1.pri.v2, whole genome shotgun sequence DNA includes these proteins:
- the LOC102933822 gene encoding galanin receptor 2a isoform X2 yields MTSNSSAGNSSSSVLSDLFLLQSRRLFASIYFLIFLLGMPGNVLLLLVLIPDLMRTGASHLSRLTGPLQVNIALLDLLLFLYNVPVMFGNMLFESWRLGYVVCVTYNSLSLSIIFADFYSLLAVSLLRYMAVIHPTRTLAVSQRLIGWACVFIWALSFLFSIPLWIHYTTVEMEGETYCVNQMPKQQLSLYFRLLGGMAFLLPMLVMILCYSSIIFTLWVRRGLAIHTASSLQVNRRATVVALVTVVTFVVMWVPYWLVVFLMKDGELLTTGPRYLASNLTTLLAYANRCVNPIICFSLSSQCQAGLRKFVRRTGCCL; encoded by the coding sequence ATGACCTCCAACTCCAGTGCAGGGAACAGCTCCAGCTCTGTGCTAAGtgacctcttcctcctccaatcCAGGAGGCTCTTTGCTTCCATCTACTTTCTCATTTTCCTGCTGGGCATGCCTGGGAATGTCCTGCTGCTCCTGGTCCTGATCCCAGACCTCATGAGAACCGGTGCCAGCCACCTCTCCCGCTTGACTGGGCCCCTGCAGGTCAATATTGCTCTCCTggacctcctcctcttcctctacAACGTCCCAGTGATGTTCGGCAACATGCTCTTTGAGAGCTGGCGCTTGGGCTACGTGGTGTGCGTCACCTACAACAGCCTGTCCCTCTCCATCATCTTTGCTGATTTCTACAGCCTGTTGGCGGTCTCCCTGCTGCGCTACATGGCGGTGATCCACCCCACGCGCACCCTGGCTGTGTCCCAGAGGCTCATCGGCTGGGCCTGCGTGTTTATATGGGCACTCAGCTTCCTCTTCTCCATCCCCTTGTGGATTCACTACACAACGGTGGAGATGGAGGGGGAGACGTACTGCGTGAACCAAATGCCCAAGCAGCAGCTGTCTCTTTACTTCAGGCTCCTGGGGGGCATGGCgttcctcctccccatgctagTGATGATCCTCTGCTACTCCAGCATCATCTTCACCTTGTGGGTTAGGAGGGGGCTGGCCATCCACACGGCCTCCAGCCTCCAGGTTAACAGGCGTGCCACGGTCGTGGCTCTGGTCACCGTGGTGACCTTTGTGGTTATGTGGGTCCCCTACTGGCTGGTGGTTTTCCTCATGAAGGATGGTGAGTTGCTCACCACAGGCCCCAGGTACCTGGCGTCCAACCTGACCACCCTGCTGGCCTACGCCAACCGCTGCGTCAACCCCATCATCTGCTTCAGCCTCTCCAGCCAGTGTCAGGCCGGGCTGAGGAAGTTCGTGAGGCGGACGGGGTGCTGCCTCTAG
- the LOC102933822 gene encoding galanin receptor 2a isoform X1: MTGPAAADLRLTRHISVAMTSNSSAGNSSSSVLSDLFLLQSRRLFASIYFLIFLLGMPGNVLLLLVLIPDLMRTGASHLSRLTGPLQVNIALLDLLLFLYNVPVMFGNMLFESWRLGYVVCVTYNSLSLSIIFADFYSLLAVSLLRYMAVIHPTRTLAVSQRLIGWACVFIWALSFLFSIPLWIHYTTVEMEGETYCVNQMPKQQLSLYFRLLGGMAFLLPMLVMILCYSSIIFTLWVRRGLAIHTASSLQVNRRATVVALVTVVTFVVMWVPYWLVVFLMKDGELLTTGPRYLASNLTTLLAYANRCVNPIICFSLSSQCQAGLRKFVRRTGCCL; the protein is encoded by the coding sequence atgacagggcCTGCTGCAGCTGATCTCCGCTTGACAAGGCACATCAGCGTTGCTATGACCTCCAACTCCAGTGCAGGGAACAGCTCCAGCTCTGTGCTAAGtgacctcttcctcctccaatcCAGGAGGCTCTTTGCTTCCATCTACTTTCTCATTTTCCTGCTGGGCATGCCTGGGAATGTCCTGCTGCTCCTGGTCCTGATCCCAGACCTCATGAGAACCGGTGCCAGCCACCTCTCCCGCTTGACTGGGCCCCTGCAGGTCAATATTGCTCTCCTggacctcctcctcttcctctacAACGTCCCAGTGATGTTCGGCAACATGCTCTTTGAGAGCTGGCGCTTGGGCTACGTGGTGTGCGTCACCTACAACAGCCTGTCCCTCTCCATCATCTTTGCTGATTTCTACAGCCTGTTGGCGGTCTCCCTGCTGCGCTACATGGCGGTGATCCACCCCACGCGCACCCTGGCTGTGTCCCAGAGGCTCATCGGCTGGGCCTGCGTGTTTATATGGGCACTCAGCTTCCTCTTCTCCATCCCCTTGTGGATTCACTACACAACGGTGGAGATGGAGGGGGAGACGTACTGCGTGAACCAAATGCCCAAGCAGCAGCTGTCTCTTTACTTCAGGCTCCTGGGGGGCATGGCgttcctcctccccatgctagTGATGATCCTCTGCTACTCCAGCATCATCTTCACCTTGTGGGTTAGGAGGGGGCTGGCCATCCACACGGCCTCCAGCCTCCAGGTTAACAGGCGTGCCACGGTCGTGGCTCTGGTCACCGTGGTGACCTTTGTGGTTATGTGGGTCCCCTACTGGCTGGTGGTTTTCCTCATGAAGGATGGTGAGTTGCTCACCACAGGCCCCAGGTACCTGGCGTCCAACCTGACCACCCTGCTGGCCTACGCCAACCGCTGCGTCAACCCCATCATCTGCTTCAGCCTCTCCAGCCAGTGTCAGGCCGGGCTGAGGAAGTTCGTGAGGCGGACGGGGTGCTGCCTCTAG